Proteins from one Hoplias malabaricus isolate fHopMal1 chromosome 2, fHopMal1.hap1, whole genome shotgun sequence genomic window:
- the LOC136675832 gene encoding macrophage mannose receptor 1-like, translating to MQPLPICNPLRGPDCYLHHHLVRARVRCFRLAAVCLGLLCILLLITSIVLYKKYIHLKEEKDSMSKNIFSLRANHLINIKNLTKERDQLKSSYQNLTEEMDQLKDRNQNLTEEMDQLKSRNQDLKCMKSFGSSFYHISTDFKTWNESRQDCRDKGADLLIINNKEEQEFIKKQDIYTWLGLSDEKTEGLWKWVDGSLAPTEFWINGEPNDYNGEEDCAVFSETADPLKTWNDIPCSYTAKWICEYTLFSPKVLNFISYLQGIKSLGSSYYYISNDFKTWSDARNVCKAKGADLLIINSKEEQEFIKKLNLYVWLGLTDAENEGEWKWVDGSVLTIKFWKTGEPNDAHGDEDCVAFAETSDPLMTWNDIPCSYKAGWICEYTYAML from the exons ATGCAACCTCTACCCATATGCAACCCACTTAGAGGCCCTGATTGCTACCTCCATCACCATC TTGTTAGAGCAAGAGTCAGATGTTTCAGACTTGCTGCAGTGTGTCTTGGACTGCTGTGCATTCTCCTGTTGATCACCAGCATAGTGCTCTACAAGAAAT ATATTCATTTGAAAGAAGAGAAGGACAGtatgtccaaaaacatattttctctcAGAGCAAACCACTTAATCAACATCAAAAATCTGACTAAAGAGAGAGATCAGTTAAAGAGCAGCTACCAGAATCTGACTGAGGAAATGGATCAGCTAAAGGACAGAAACCAGAATCTGACTGAGGAAATGGATCAGCTGAAGAGCAGAAACCAGGATCTGA AATGTATGAAGTCATTTGGAAGCAGCTTTTACCACATCTCTACTGACTTTAAGACATGGAATGAGTCCAGACAGGACTGCAGAGATAAAGGAGCAGATCTGCTGATCATAAACAACAAGGAGgaacag GAATTCattaagaaacaagacatatatACTTGGCTTGGTTTAAGTGATGAAAAAACAGAAGGCTTGTGGAAGTGGGTAGACGGGTCACTAGCGCCCACTGA GTTCTGGATAAATGGTGAACCCAATGACTACAATGGAGAGGAGGACTGTGCTGTTTTCTCTGAGACtgctgacccactgaagacatGGAATGACATACCCTGCTCTTACACAGCAAAATGGATCTGTGAATACACACTGTTTTCCCCTAAAGTGCTCAA CTTTATTTCTTACCTACAAGGAATAAAGTCACTTGGAAGTAGCTATTACTACATCTCTAATGACTTCAAAACATGGAGTGATGCCAGAAATGTTTGCAAAGCTAAAGGAGCAGATTTACTGATCATAAACAGCAAAGAGGAACAG GAGTTCATTAAAAAACTAAACCTATATGTCTGGCTTGGTTTAACTGATGCAGAAAATGAAGGAGAGTGGAAGTGGGTAGATGGGTCAGTACTGACCATTAA GTTCTGGAAAACTGGTGAACCCAATGATGCACATGGAGATGAGGACTGTGTTGCTTTTGCAGAGACTTCTGACCCACTGATGACATGGAATGATATACCCTGCTCTTACAAAGCAGGATGGATCTGTGAATATACATATGCTATGCTGTAa